The stretch of DNA GAGGAGCTTGTACTCCTCACGCTTAATAACGATCAGGAATTGTAACAGGAACCCGTTCCTCGCTGTAGCCCAATTTCTGCCGACCATTCCATCGCGCATCGACAGTAAGCTCTTTCCCGAAAACGTCAGAACACCCGTCTCTTCCCTGCTGTCAGGGCCGCGCAACCTGAAAGAGCATCACGCCGGGCTTCAACTGCGCGCGGGGAAGCACGCTCTGGTGCATACGAAAGGTCGGCAACGATGACACCGGCGTAATGGCCTGGACTTGCATGCCGGCAGCTCGACATCCGTCTGCGACCGTCGCAGGGCCCACAATGAACGCAACGGCACCGGGCATGAGCCGCCGAGCAAGCTGCTGCATCCGTGCAGCCACTGCATCCGGTTTGTCATAGTGACTGAACGGCGTCCACTCGTAGGCGAGATCGTATGGCCCGTTGTTGAGATCGCCCCTCTCATTGGCGCGAACGCGCATGCGTACACGGGAGAGCCAATCCAGTCGTTGTGCGCGGGCCCACAGGTTCCATAACATCTGCGCCTGCCGCTGCGCGAAAGCCGGGTGGTCGTAGAGCACGGTGCAGGCGCGGGGGCAGTCGTTGGCGATACAGGTGGTGATTGCCGCGTCGAAGCCGCTGATCAACTGTTGCCCTGCCCGCCCGACCTGCGCGGCCAACGGGCGATCCTGCTCGATGAGGTCCTGCAGATAGTCCGCCACAAACGGCTGCGTCGGTAACTCACCGATCTCACGTTCATCGTCCGGATAGAGCAGGACTGCACCAAACGCCTCTTCCGGACTCACCACCGGCGCAGCCCCTCCGAACACAGCGGTCCAATCGATGCCGGGCTGCGCAGCGCCGACCAGAGGCGGACCGGTGACAGCCCCCCAGCTGCGGCCCAACGGAAGCACCCGGCGGGTGCCTCGATCCACCAACAGGAGCTGCTCCTGCTCAACGGCCACTCCGCGCTCGCAGGGTGCCATGCCCCGCCGGTCGAACGGTTGATAGGATAATCCGGCCGGATCATCCCAACAGGTGGCTTTCAAGATCCGTGGTCCTTGAATCGTCACGCAGAGCTTTCGTGCCGCCTCGGCATGCCGTCTGGGCGCATCCGATACCGGAAGCCAGGTCACCATGTGCGACCGGGGAGGATCCATGAACAAAGGAAAGGGATCACCTCCACCCGGGATCTGCGGGGAGAAAAAGTTACTGAACAACCGGTAGGCCGCATCCGACGGATACGTAGGGATGCCTCGATACCGCAGCGCGCGTGGCGCGGGTTTTGTCCGGTTCTGGTCGTCATACAGCCCGCGGATTAACTCAAACAGCGCCGAGCCTGTGCCGGGCAGCAACGAGAGAAAGAGCTCCACCACCGGGAGAAAGTCGATCTCCTCCCAATGCATGGCTCCCATACAGGCCATGAATTGTTTGGTGTCGAACGTCCCGTCCGGTAGGACATAGATCGCATCCTTTCGATGCCGGATCGTGGCGACCCCCTTCGCCCCGATGGTCATGTCCTGATCGTTGTAAAAAAACCGGACTTCCTCCAACGGAACCTGCATCGCTTGCGCCGCCATACCACGAAGATCATCCGCCCTGAGTCGCTGCCAACCCGGCTTGCGCGACAAATCCAGGGTCATGACATTCACCAGGCCGCTGGGAGTCAGTCCCACCCAAGCCCCCCAGTCGAGATGCACCCTGGCCCGCAGGAGGCGCAGTGTCCCGTCGATGGTCCCCCATTCACATTCATGCAAGGGATGGCCATCAGGGTCGGTCGCGCAGATGCGGCGACCATGGCTTCCATAGACGACGAGATGACCGGTTGGTTGCTGCGAGACGGATCCTGCCACACACAGCAGGTGCGGCAGGTCCGTCAAATTGGAAGGAAAGGTGAGCGTACCCGGACGTCGGAGAATCTCGTGTACCAAGGAATCAGGCGGCATTTACTCGCGGATCTGACCGCTCCCGAGCACCACAAATTTTGAACAGGTCAATTCTTCAAGTCCCATCGGCCCTCGAGCATGGAGCCGCGACGTGCTGATGCCGATTTCCGCCCCCAGGCCGAACTGGTAGCCGTCATTCAGCCTCGTCGAGGCATTCACGAGGACTGCACCGGCATCCACCTCGCGCAGAAACCGCATGGCGCGGGCGTAGTCATTCGTCACGATCGCCTCCGTGTGCTGGGATCCGTAGGTGGCGATGTGCTCCAAGGCTTCATCCATCGTCTTGACCACTTTGATCGCCAGGACCAGATCCAGAAACTCCCGACCGAAATCGTCCTCAGCGGCCGGCGTCACTTCAGGACAAAGCTGAGCGGTCTTCGGACAACCACGAAGTTCCACCTTCGCCGCTTTGAGCTTCTCCACCAGCGCCGGCAGCCAGGTACGCGCAATGCTGTGGTGGACCAACAGAGTCTCCATGGCGTTGCACGTCGAGGGCCGTTGCACTTTTGCATTCAGACAGATCCGCTCGGCGACCTGGGGATCGGCATCCACATCCACATAGGTGTGACAGACTCCCTTGTCGTGCTTGAGCACGGGGATCGTCGCATGCTCGGCGATCGTCCGCATGAGCGATTCCCCGCCCCTGGGAATGATGAGGTCGATGTACCGGTCCTGCTTGAGCAACAACTGAACGATCTCACGCTCGGCGCGCTCGACAAATGTGATCGCACCC from Nitrospira sp. encodes:
- a CDS encoding glutamate-5-semialdehyde dehydrogenase; protein product: MEQDLTESPVPELDAPVEVLTPEEYVATLVKKAKGAAGRLSTLSTAIKNQALEAMADGLEEHEAELLAENEKDLEQFDATPERKAMGDRLRLTTERIREMAAGIRDVARLPDPLGETPKMWTRPNGMQVGRMRVPIGVIGIIYEARPNVTADSAALCLKSGNVCILRGGSEALHSNVAIAKVLSESAEKAGVPAGAITFVERAEREIVQLLLKQDRYIDLIIPRGGESLMRTIAEHATIPVLKHDKGVCHTYVDVDADPQVAERICLNAKVQRPSTCNAMETLLVHHSIARTWLPALVEKLKAAKVELRGCPKTAQLCPEVTPAAEDDFGREFLDLVLAIKVVKTMDEALEHIATYGSQHTEAIVTNDYARAMRFLREVDAGAVLVNASTRLNDGYQFGLGAEIGISTSRLHARGPMGLEELTCSKFVVLGSGQIRE